One stretch of Cellulomonas wangsupingiae DNA includes these proteins:
- the dnaA gene encoding chromosomal replication initiator protein DnaA — translation MPQDEEPARVWGHVVASLEASPDITPRQLAFVRLAHPLGLLDGTMLLAVGNDLTKEYLESRVRGEVTQALSEALGREARFAITVDPEVADDVPPALRVVPTSAPTPSYERNGDARPDLALVSSHHAYAQSTDGAAEGSRSEDPPDPEPRGESRAPLRSVDRSGQDSPAPRRGLSEPARLNPKYLFETFVIGSSNRFAHAAAVAVAEAPAKAYNPLFIYGDSGLGKTHLLHAIGHYAQNLYPTVRVRYVNSEEFTNDFINSIGEGKAGAFQRRYREVDVLLIDDIQFLQGKEQTMEEFFHTFNTLHNASKQVVITSDVPPKQLNGFEDRMRSRFEWGLITDVQPPDLETRIAILRKKAASERLQAPDDVLEYIASRISTNIRELEGALIRVTAFANLNRQLVDVSLAEIVLKDLISDDQTQEITSTTVIGQTAAYFGLSIEDLCGSSRSRVLVTARQIAMYLCRELTDLSLPKIGQAFGGRDHTTVMHANRKIRELMAERRSIYNQVTELTNRIKQQHRG, via the coding sequence TTGCCACAGGACGAAGAGCCGGCCCGCGTCTGGGGTCACGTCGTCGCGAGCCTCGAGGCGAGCCCCGACATCACCCCCCGCCAGCTGGCGTTCGTCCGTCTCGCCCACCCGCTGGGCCTGCTCGACGGCACCATGCTGCTCGCCGTCGGCAACGACCTGACGAAGGAGTACCTCGAGTCGCGGGTGCGCGGCGAGGTGACCCAGGCGCTGTCGGAGGCGCTCGGCCGGGAGGCCCGGTTCGCCATCACGGTCGACCCCGAGGTGGCCGACGACGTGCCGCCCGCGCTGCGCGTGGTGCCGACCTCCGCCCCGACGCCGTCGTACGAGCGCAACGGCGACGCCCGGCCCGATCTCGCGCTCGTCTCGTCGCACCACGCCTACGCGCAGAGCACGGACGGCGCCGCCGAGGGCTCGCGCTCCGAGGACCCGCCCGACCCTGAGCCCCGCGGCGAGAGCCGGGCCCCGCTGCGCTCGGTCGACCGGTCGGGACAGGACTCCCCCGCGCCGCGCCGGGGTCTGTCCGAGCCGGCACGGCTGAACCCGAAGTACCTCTTCGAGACGTTCGTCATCGGCTCGTCCAACCGTTTCGCGCACGCGGCAGCCGTGGCGGTCGCCGAGGCGCCGGCCAAGGCCTACAACCCGCTGTTCATCTACGGCGACTCGGGACTGGGCAAGACGCACCTGCTCCACGCGATCGGGCACTACGCGCAGAACCTGTACCCGACGGTGCGGGTGCGCTACGTGAACTCCGAGGAGTTCACCAACGACTTCATCAACTCCATCGGCGAGGGCAAGGCGGGCGCGTTCCAGCGTCGCTACCGCGAGGTCGACGTCCTGCTCATCGACGACATCCAGTTCCTGCAGGGCAAGGAACAGACGATGGAGGAGTTCTTCCACACGTTCAACACCCTGCACAACGCGAGCAAGCAGGTCGTCATCACGTCCGACGTCCCGCCCAAGCAGCTGAACGGCTTCGAGGACCGGATGCGTTCGCGCTTCGAGTGGGGCCTCATCACCGACGTCCAGCCGCCCGACCTCGAGACCCGGATCGCGATCCTGCGCAAGAAGGCCGCGAGCGAGCGCCTGCAGGCCCCGGACGACGTGCTGGAGTACATCGCGTCGCGGATCTCCACCAACATCCGCGAGCTCGAGGGTGCCCTCATCCGCGTCACCGCGTTCGCCAACCTCAACCGCCAGCTGGTCGACGTGTCCCTGGCGGAGATCGTGCTCAAGGACCTCATCTCCGACGACCAGACGCAGGAGATCACGTCGACGACCGTCATCGGCCAGACCGCCGCGTACTTCGGTCTGTCGATCGAGGACCTCTGCGGCTCCAGCCGCTCGCGCGTGCTCGTGACGGCCCGTCAGATCGCGATGTACCTGTGCCGTGAGCTCACGGACCTGTCGCTGCCCAAGATCGGGCAGGCCTTCGGCGGGCGCGACCACACGACGGTGATGCACGCGAACCGCAAGATCCGCGAGCTGATGGCCGAGCGCCGGTCGATCTACAACCAGGTGACCGAGCTGACGAACCGGATCAAGCAGCAGCACCGCGGCTGA
- the dnaN gene encoding DNA polymerase III subunit beta — protein MRFRVDRDVLADAVTWTARSLPTRPPVPVLAGVRIEADTTGTIQLSSFDYEVSARAQLPADVSEPGTVLVSGRLLAEISRALPAKPVDVVLDGTKVQVTCGASRFTLLTMPVEDYPNLPVMPELTGTVDGDELTHAVAQVSVAASRDDTLPLLTGVRVEIEGEKVTLLATDRYRLALREMTWKPANPAVQAVALVRARTLSDAAKSLGGAGSVSVALSTGGGVDLIGFEAAGRQTTSLLVDGDYPPVRRLFPDETPIHAIVNTQALTEAAKRVALVAERNTPIRLTFSEGQVVLDAGQGDDAQASEALEAVLVGDDISVAFNPHFLADGLGALDTTFVRMSFTHPNKPVEFTGQESLEGDDLKDYRYLLVPIRFAS, from the coding sequence ATGAGGTTCCGCGTCGATCGTGACGTGCTCGCCGATGCCGTCACGTGGACCGCACGCAGCCTGCCGACCCGGCCTCCTGTGCCCGTCCTCGCAGGTGTACGCATCGAGGCGGACACCACCGGCACCATCCAGCTGTCGAGCTTCGACTACGAGGTCTCGGCCCGGGCACAGCTGCCGGCGGACGTGAGCGAGCCCGGCACCGTGCTGGTGTCCGGCCGGCTCCTGGCGGAGATCTCCCGTGCGCTGCCGGCCAAGCCGGTCGACGTCGTCCTGGACGGCACGAAGGTCCAGGTCACGTGCGGGGCCAGCCGGTTCACGCTGCTGACCATGCCCGTCGAGGACTACCCGAACCTGCCGGTGATGCCCGAGCTGACGGGCACCGTGGACGGCGACGAGCTGACGCACGCGGTCGCCCAGGTGTCCGTCGCCGCGAGCCGGGACGACACGCTGCCGCTGCTCACGGGCGTCCGCGTCGAGATCGAGGGCGAGAAGGTCACGCTCCTCGCGACCGACCGCTACCGCCTCGCCCTGCGCGAGATGACCTGGAAGCCGGCCAACCCCGCGGTCCAGGCCGTCGCACTGGTCCGCGCACGCACGCTCTCCGACGCCGCGAAGTCGCTCGGGGGCGCGGGTTCGGTCTCGGTCGCCCTGTCGACCGGTGGCGGTGTCGACCTCATCGGCTTCGAGGCCGCCGGTCGCCAGACGACGAGCCTGCTCGTGGACGGCGACTACCCGCCCGTGCGCCGGCTCTTCCCCGACGAGACGCCGATCCACGCGATCGTCAACACGCAGGCGCTGACCGAGGCCGCCAAGCGCGTCGCGCTCGTCGCGGAGCGCAACACGCCGATCCGGCTGACGTTCAGCGAGGGCCAGGTCGTGCTGGACGCCGGGCAGGGCGACGACGCGCAGGCGTCGGAGGCCCTCGAGGCGGTCCTCGTCGGTGACGACATCTCGGTCGCGTTCAACCCGCACTTCCTGGCCGACGGCCTGGGTGCGCTGGACACGACCTTCGTGCGGATGTCGTTCACGCACCCGAACAAGCCCGTGGAGTTCACGGGCCAGGAGTCGCTCGAGGGCGACGACCTCAAGGACTACCGCTACCTGCTGGTGCCGATCCGCTTCGCGAGCTGA
- the gnd gene encoding phosphogluconate dehydrogenase (NAD(+)-dependent, decarboxylating), producing MHIGLVGLGKMGANMRLRLRDAGIEVTGFDRNPDVTDVPSLEALVDALPAGERVVWVMVPSGAVTDAVIRDLAGLLAPGDLVIDGGNSYYQDDAAHAAVLAEHGVGFVDAGVSGGIWGLENGYGLMVGGAPDDVERAMPVFDALRPAGERADGFVHAGPVGAGHYAKMVHNGIEYGLMQAYAEGYELLAAKDLITDVPATMRAWSTGTVVRSWLLDLLVQALEQDPRFGAIDDWVEDSGEGRWTVDEAIDLAVPAPVISAALFARFASRQGESPAMKAVAALRQQFGGHAVRAAGAETVTPSAPPTSEA from the coding sequence ATGCACATCGGTCTGGTGGGTCTGGGCAAGATGGGCGCGAACATGCGTCTGCGGCTCCGGGACGCGGGCATCGAGGTCACGGGGTTCGACCGGAACCCCGACGTGACGGACGTGCCTTCCCTGGAGGCCCTCGTCGACGCGCTCCCCGCCGGTGAGCGCGTCGTGTGGGTGATGGTGCCCTCGGGAGCGGTCACGGACGCCGTCATCCGCGACCTCGCCGGCCTGCTGGCGCCCGGGGACCTCGTCATCGACGGCGGCAACTCGTACTACCAGGACGACGCGGCGCACGCCGCCGTGCTGGCCGAGCACGGCGTCGGCTTCGTCGACGCCGGGGTCTCGGGCGGCATCTGGGGCCTGGAGAACGGGTACGGCCTCATGGTCGGCGGCGCGCCCGACGACGTCGAGCGCGCGATGCCCGTCTTCGACGCCCTGCGGCCCGCGGGCGAGCGTGCCGACGGCTTCGTGCACGCCGGGCCGGTGGGGGCCGGTCACTACGCCAAGATGGTGCACAACGGCATCGAGTACGGCCTGATGCAGGCGTACGCCGAGGGCTACGAGCTCCTGGCCGCGAAGGACCTGATCACGGACGTGCCGGCGACGATGCGCGCGTGGTCGACGGGCACGGTCGTGCGGTCGTGGCTGCTGGACCTGCTGGTCCAGGCCCTCGAGCAGGACCCGCGCTTCGGTGCGATCGACGACTGGGTCGAGGACTCGGGCGAGGGCCGGTGGACCGTCGACGAGGCGATCGACCTGGCCGTCCCGGCGCCCGTGATCTCCGCGGCGCTGTTCGCGCGCTTCGCGTCGCGGCAGGGCGAGTCCCCCGCCATGAAGGCCGTCGCCGCGCTCCGCCAGCAGTTCGGTGGCCACGCCGTGCGCGCCGCGGGCGCCGAGACGGTGACCCCGTCGGCACCGCCGACGTCGGAGGCCTGA